A genomic stretch from Doryrhamphus excisus isolate RoL2022-K1 chromosome 23, RoL_Dexc_1.0, whole genome shotgun sequence includes:
- the aldob gene encoding fructose-bisphosphate aldolase B: protein MAQQFPSLSPEKKKELAEIAQRIVATGKGILAADESTGTMGKRLQKINVENNEENRRCFRDLLFSAGDCISKSIGGVILFHETLYQKSDKGKPFPKVIEEQGIVVGIKVDKGTAGLNGTDGETTTQGLDGLSERCAQYKKDGCDFAKWRCVLKISESCPSALAIAENANVLARYASICQQNGLVPIVEPEILPDGDHDLQRCQYVTEKVLAAVYKALSDHHVYLEGTLLKPNMVTAGHSCAKKFTPQEVAMATVTALRRTVPAAVPGICFLSGGQSEEEASLNLNAINRVPLERPWKLTFSYGRALQASTLAAWQGKAANKAAAQETFCNRAKINGLAAKGEYKATGSADQASMQSLHTSNYVY, encoded by the exons ATGGCTCAGCAATTCCCATCTCTGTCTccggagaagaagaaagaactgGCAGAGATTGCCCAGCGGATTGTGGCCACAGGGAAAGGGATCCTGGCGGCAGACGAGTCCACCG GTACCATGGGGAAGCGTCTCCAGAAGATCAACGTGGAGAACAACGAGGAAAACCGTCGCTGTTTCCGTGACCTCCTGTTCTCGGCCGGGGACTGCATCTCAAAGTCCATAGGCGGGGTTATCCTGTTCCACGAGACGCTGTACCAGAAGTCAGACAAGGGCAAGCCCTTCCCCAAAGTCATCGAGGAACAGGGTATTGTTGTGGGCATTAag GTGGACAAAGGCACAGCGGGTTTGAACGGAACGGACGGCGAGACGACCACGCAAG GTCTTGACGGCCTGTCGGAGCGCTGCGCTCAGTACAAGAAAGACGGCTGCGACTTTGCCAAGTGGAGGTGCGTGCTCAAGATCTCAGAGAGCTGCCCCTCGGCTCTCGCCATCGCCGAAAACGCCAACGTGCTGGCGAGATACGCTAGTATCTGCCAACAG AACGGCCTGGTGCCCATCGTGGAGCCAGAGATCCTCCCCGACGGAGACCATGACCTGCAGAGATGCCAGTATGTCACAGAGAAG GTGCTGGCTGCCGTGTACAAGGCTCTGTCCGACCACCACGTGTACCTGGAGGGCACGTTGCTCAAACCCAACATGGTCACCGCCGGACACTCCTGCGCTAAGAAGTTCACCCCTCAGGAGGTCGCTATGGCTACCGTGACCGCTCTGAGGCGCACGGTTCCAGCGGCCGTTCCAG GCATTTGCTTCCTGTCTGGTGGTCAAAGCGAAGAGGAGGCGTCGCTTAATTTGAACGCCATCAACCGGGTGCCGCTTGAACGCCCGTGGAAGCTCACTTTCTCATACGGCCGCGCACTGCAAGCGTCCACACTTGCGGCCTGGCAGGGCAAAGCCGCCAACAAGGCCGCCGCACAGGAAACTTTCTGCAATCGTGCCAAG ATCAACGGCCTGGCTGCCAAAGGAGAGTACAAGGCCACAGGCTCGGCCGATCAGGCCTCCATGCAGTCTCTGCACACCAGCAACTACGTCTATTAA
- the LOC131110394 gene encoding membrane-spanning 4-domains subfamily A member 4D-like: MDDSAATTPTTTTEIPRGQQQGKHNDNKNVVIPSKPLHRFVEKEPQSLGIVIVICGCAEVMMGFVLVSERRTNSTMLYIPFWQGALFLICGLLSIYTGARPSKRMVTVCLAMYVISILGIIVSFGYRISCFSYYRYVWLYAGPSEDEMWSDRRLHEIFGVESILFSCSLCVSVLLIFLSVVARLALKSTNTQVIFQRVPTQQ, encoded by the exons ATGGATGACAGTGCGGCAACaacacccaccaccaccacggaGATACCAAGAGGACAACAACAAGGAAAgcataatgacaacaaaaatgtgGTGATACCCAGCAAACCTCTTCATCGCTTTGTCGAAAAGGAGCCCCAAAGTCTCGGT ATTGTCATTGTCATCTGCGGCTGTGCAGAGGTCATGATGGGATTCGTCCTGGTCAGTGAACGTAGGACAAACTCCACCATGCTCTACATCCCTTTCTGGCAGGGCGCTCTG TTTCTCATCTGTGGACTCCTGTCCATCTACACGGGAGCACGTCCGTCAAAGAGGATG GTGACGGTTTGTTTGGCCATGTATGTGATCTCCATCCTGGGAATCATCGTGTCTTTCGGATACAGGATATCCTGCTTTTCATACTATCGCTATGTGTGGTTGTATGCGGGACCGTCTGAGGATGAAATGTGGAGCGACAGGAGATTG catgaAATTTTTGGCGTTGAATCCATTTTGTTTTCGTGCTCGCTGTGCGTGTCGGTGCTTCTCATCTTCTTGTCCGTGGTCGCACGCCTGGCTCTTAAATCCACAAACACTCAG GTCATTTTCCAGCGAGTTCCAACGCAGCAGTGA